In a single window of the Oscarella lobularis chromosome 2, ooOscLobu1.1, whole genome shotgun sequence genome:
- the LOC136183734 gene encoding uncharacterized protein codes for MSGKRKGKKRQINAASKKAKKRKGSKASEKSKMATKTESIPRVEITLPIQPLKHRQAQFLISHVLQPYVYTDEPHWCRLHNASEIRKCVVVMMSYVEPCSHVCASKFPFLLKESLFKTLPLISPGTADSAQSGLDALLTAVPDKQKKKKKRNRTSGTTRFSLEKAQYVLNPKELLANGFPVSNSVYEVACQAEDSGVAVCHEKEMESNGFVKLTKTAEISDDSQAPMYAIDCEMCETSEGMELTRVSIVNESLECIYDTLVKPENPIIDYKTEYSGITKESLESVTKTLKSVQNDICSMLPAHVILVGHSLENDLFALKLVHDAVIDTTILYTTPANRKKYKPSLRYLSKKYLKLIIQSGSDGHCSIEDAKACMQLVLLKVEKGSNFGIPVAKDSSSSFFSQLALTGKEVTLIDTPGLIRRYSGTGKVHSIPCVNDNEVLTKALKAVEKADLLWVHFHGVEVELKRQHIAETVDNAALEKTLQITDSHLSTLFDSLPSGTMYIVIAGSGDLYEVNRLQKSRHSESHLWAAVTRARTGSLHVTVKWDEDDDASEPEESHVEAVASKTGEVEA; via the exons aaagcgaaaaaacgaaaaggtAGCAAGGCGTCCGAAAAGTCAAAAATGGCCACGAAGACAGAGTCGATTCCTCGCGTCGAAATCACATTACCGATCCAACCGTTGAAGCATCGACAAGCTCAATTTCTCATTTCTCACGTTCTCCAGCCGTACGTCTACACGGACGAACCCCACTGGTGTCGTCTTCACAATGCGTCGGAAATTCGAAAAtgtgtcgtcgtcatgaTGAGCTACGTTGAGCCCTGCAGTCACGTTTGCGCTTCGAAATTTCCCTTTCTGTTGAAAGAGAGTCTCTTCAAG ACGTTGCCTTTGATCAGTCCAGGCACCGCAGATTCTGCCCAGTCCGGATTGGATGCTTTGCTAACAGCTGTGCCTGAcaaacagaagaagaagaagaagagaaatc GAACAAGTGGAAcgactcgtttttctctgGAAAAGGCTCAATACGTACTCAATCCCAAGGAATTATTGGCCAATGGTTTTCCTGTGTCAAATTCGGTATATGAAGTTGCTTGTCAGGCTGAAGACAGCGGCGTCGCGGTTTGTCACGAAAAGGAAATGGAGTCAAACG GCTTTGTCAAATTGACAAAAACAGCTGAGATATCAGACGACTCGCAAGCGCCTATGTATGCAATTGACTGCGAGATG TGCGAGACAAGCGAAGGAATGGAATTGACGCGAGTTTCCATAGTGAACGAGTCCCTTGAATGTATCTATGACACACTTGTCAAGCCAGAAAATCCCATCATTGACTACAAGACCGA ATATAGCGGAATTACGAAGGAGAGTCTGGAAAGTGTCACCAAGACGCTCAAGAGCGTTCAAAACGATATCTGCAGTATGCTTCCAGCTCACGTAATACTCGTTGGTCACTCGCTAGAAAATGATCTCTTTGCGCTAAAA CTTGTTCACGATGCAGTCATAGATACTACTATATTGTATACGACGCCTGCGAACCGCAAAAAGTACAAGCCTTCGTTAAGATATTTATCTAAGAAGTATCTGAA ATTGATTATTCAGTCTGGTTCCGATGGTCATTGTTCTATTGAGGACGCTAAAGCGTGTATGCAGTTAGTCTTACTGAAAGTAGAGAAAG GGAGCAATTTTGGGATACCTGTGGCAAAAGATTCCTCTTCCAG TTTCTTTTCACAATTGGCTCTAACGGGAAAAGAAG TAACGCTTATTGATACGCCGGGTCTTATTAGACGCTACAGCGGAACGGGCAAAGTTCACTCGATTCCCTGTGTAAATGACAATGAA GTACTAACTAAAGCATTGAAAGCGGTAGAAAAAGCTGATCTTCTCTGGGTTCACTTTCACGGCGTTGAAGTGGAACTGAAAC GCCAGCACATCGCCGAGACAGTAGACAATGCGGCGTTAGAAAAAACGCTACAGATAACTGACTCGCATCTCAGCACTCTCTTTGATTCTCTACCAAGCGGAACGATGTACATCGTTATTGCAGGGAGTGGGGATTTATATGAAGTCAATAG ACTGCAGAAATCTCGACACTCAGAAAGTCATCTATGGGCCGCCGTCACCCGAGCGAGAACAGGATCACTCCACGTAACCGTTAAGTgggacgaagatgacgacgcgTCTGAGCCTGAGGAGTCTCATGTTGAAGCCGTGGCGAGTAAGACCGGCGAGGTCGAGGCGTAA
- the LOC136183736 gene encoding sorting nexin-8-like: MAGLLGGSIPSLYREIYEVLCPDGSTKIPQAICIRALSKSGLPKAILSEIWQASDSKGQGSLNRDGLYKALALTAVAQKGKPPTEKSLDVFQDTELPKPKLGELSNLTKMTLEIDRQSNPTVLGFTYDDLVAMDTLYLSVIPGKKGLIVKHVEFTLDSQLHGTSVHRRYSDFEVLHELLMARFPYRLVPRLPPKKMNPSRSFIEARRRALQRYINLVCRHPVLSDDDAVNFFVVFSGSDFQHKLKDKFRSIPDEFVTSPNGPRAKELAPLDMHAGMSGIREQIRQMQSSVTQLREVARRIVERSEAMSQDMRTFQQELSSISSESAPSTAWSRGSEESWGRVKRGLNGSLAQFGTLSDKYKEKGSQEYEGLYETLSMFLALINAYQDLVERREKGVMREHQIAISRMHTLKKHQDKLHARKDNLAPEIAFTADKLEGHIMTQEDHIHNVEMRNYFSLYCLYMESQLVSVNMDMLAVALQEMVDTQLRTDQQVHDVWEQLKPAMNALLPKRQIKSPVKKKYSSAGFEFSPPGTPP, translated from the exons ATGGCCGGATTGCTAGGCG GATCTATACCGTCGCTGTACAGAGAAATCTACGAAGTGCTGTGTCCGGACGGGAGCACGAAAATTCCCCAAGCGATCTGCATTCGAGCTCTATCCAAGTCCGGCCTGCCAAAAGCGATTCTATCGGAG ATATGGCAAGCGTCCGATTCCAAAGGCCAGGGTTCTCTCAACAGAGACGGGCTCTACAAAGCGTTGGCTCTCACCGCCGTCGCTCAGAAAGGAAAACCGCCAACGGAAAAGTCGCTCGACGTTTTTCAGGATACGG AATTGCCCAAACCCAAGTTAGGCGAACTTTCCAATCTCACAAAGATGACCctcgaaatcgatcgtcaATCGAATCCGACCGTCCTCGGCTTCACCTATGACGACCTCGTCGCCATGGACACGCTCTACTTGAGCGTCATACCGGGCAAAAAGGGTCTCATAGTGAAACACGTCGAATTCACGCTCGACTCCCAGCTGCACGGCACGTCGGTTCATCGACGATACAGCGACTTTGAAGTGCTTCACGAGCTTCTGATGGCGCGTTTTCCCTACCGACTTGTTCCCCGACTGCCTCCAAAGAAAATGAATC CGAGTCGTTCGTTTATTGAGGCTAGACGACGAGCACTCCAGCGCTACATCAATCTCGTCTGTCGTCATCCCGTtctgagcgacgacgacgctgttaattttttcgtcgtttttagcGGCTCT GACTTCCAGCACAAGCTGAAGGATAAATTTCGTAGCATTCCCGACGAGTTTGTCACGAGCCCCAACGGTCCCAGGGCAAAG GAATTGGCTCCTTTGGATATGCACGCGGGCATGAGCGGGATTCGCGAGCAGATCAGACAAATGCAAAGCAGCGTGACTCAATTGCGCGAAGTGGCTCGTCGCATCGTGGAACGATCTGAAG CCATGTCTCAAGATATGAGAACGTTTCAGCAGGAACTCAG CTCGATTAGCAGCGAGTCGGCTCCGTCGACTGCTTGGAGTAGGGGATCCGAAGAATCGTGGGGTCGGGTGAAGAGAGGACTAAACGGCTCTCTCGCTCAGTTTGGCACACTCTCGGACAAATACAAAGAGAAG GGTTCTCAAGAGTACGAGGGCTTGTATGAAACCCTCAGCATGTTCTTGGCGCTAATCAATGCGTATCAG GATTTGGTAGAACGGAGGGAGAAGGGAGTCATGCGCGAGCATCAGATCGCCATCAGCCGAATGCACACGCTGAAAAAGCATCAAGACAAGCTACACGCTCGCAAGGATAATCTGGCTCCGGAGATT GCTTTTACGGCTGACAAACTTGAAGGCCACATCATGACG cAAGAGGATCACATTCACAACGTCGAAATGCGCAACTATTTCTCGCTCTACTGCCTCTACATGGAATCCCAGTTGGTCAGCGTTAACATGGATatgctcgccgtcgccttgcAGGAAATGGTCGACACGCAATTGCGAACAGATCAACAG GTGCACGATGTCTGGGAGCAGTTGAAACCGGCCATGAACGCTCTGCTGCCCAAGAGGCAAATCAAATCGCcggtgaaaaagaaatacagtTCGGCCGGATTCGAATTTTCCCCGCCGGGTACGCCGCCGTAA
- the LOC136183830 gene encoding diacylglycerol kinase epsilon-like: MPSLYEVFIWTGSPLQIGLSCLTLFVLLWAFNKLCFTRRRRRTAETELRARDPTKGHRWTLAEFICRPTYCSVCENSLIFGAYCDSCLICTHDRCASVANAQFACKALTLSPGRTSMRHHFVKGNLPLGSRCSLCGRGCGAEPRLCGMRCVWCQRKWHETCVRGDAGLEACDLGPFASMIVPPYAIALRTTDAAAAARQRRFLVDRVYPVATIEAWRPVLVLVNPTSGEKAGDYLMSIFRSLLNPVQVVNLNEVSPDEALEFCRLVDTFQCRVIVCGGDGTVGWMSAAIQRANLKVPPAVGIIPLGTGNDMARVLGWGPGYDFEDVNSLLKDFQDADVVKFDRWNVDIVEESQFVGQKELNRRLIMNNYFGIGCGAYATLGFHKQRESAPEKFQSRIFNKGWYIVYGALDVLLHTCKDLQEKLVIELDGIVLKNLPRLEGVVILNINSWSAGTKAWGDGNGLGPSRFDDGFLEVFGVYSSLHIALINFSLLSPVRLGRARQIKIKLKSGVIPVQVNGEPWEQTPAHINISHCNQMAVLQRRGEF; the protein is encoded by the exons ATGCCGTCCTTGTACGAAGTCTTTATCTGGACAGGCTCTCCTCTACAAATCGGCCTTTCCTGCCTGACTCTCTTCGTACTTCTCTGGGCATTCAACAAGCTGTGCTTCACTCGTcgtagacgaagaacggCTGAAACCGAGCTCCGAGCTCGCGATCCGACCAAAGGTCATCGTTGGACGCTAGCCGAATTCATTTGCCGTCCCACGTACTGCAGCGTGTGCGAAAACTCGCTCATATTTGGCGCCTACTGCGACTCGTGTCTAATTTGCACGCACGATCGATGCGCGAGCGTGGCGAACGCGCAATTCGCCTGCAAGGCGTTGACTCTCTCGCCGGGACGCACGTCCATGCGCCATCACTTCGTCAAAGGCAATCTGCCGCTCGGCAGCAGATGCTCGCTATGTGGGCGCGGTTGTGGGGCGGAGCCGAGGCTTTGCGGCATGAGATGCGTCTGGTGTCAGCGAAAGTGGCACGAAACGTGCGTGCGAGGTGACGCCGGCTTGGAGGCGTGCGATTTGGGTCCGTTCGCTTCGATGATCGTTCCGCCCTATGCGATTGCGTTGAGAACGAcggacgcggcggcggcggcgcggcaacgtcgatttctcgtcgatcgcgtgTATCCCGTggcgacgatcgaagcgTGGCGTCCCGTCTTGGTTTTGGTCAATCCGACGAGCGGCGAAAAGGCCGGCGATTATCTCATGTCGATTTTTCGCAGTTTGCTCAATCCAGTTCag GTTGTGAATTTGAATGAAGTTAGTCCTGATGAGGCTTTGGAATTTTGCCGTCTTGTTGACACTTTTCAATGTCGTGTTATCGTCTGTGGCGGAGATGGAACGGTGGGCTGGATGTCGGCTGCTATTCAACGAGCAAATCTTAAA GTTCCTCCTGCTGTTGGGATTATTCCGTTGGGAACTGGTAATGACATGGCACGCGTTCTTGGCTGGGGACCGGGATACGACTTCGAAGACGTTAATAGTTTACTCAAAGACTTTCAAGATGCAGACGTAGTCAAATTCGACAG GTGGAATGTTGATATTGTTGAGGAGTCTCAGTTCGTTGGCCAGAAAGAACTAAATAGG CGTTTAATAATGAATAACTACTTTGGAATTGGCTGTGGTGCCTACGCCACGCTCGGATTTCACAAACAGCGAGAAAGTGCAccagaaaaatttcaaagcaGAATTTTCAACAAA GGTTGGTACATTGTTTACGGTGCACTAGACGTTTTATTGCACACGTGTAAAGATCTTCAAGAGAAGCTTGTG ATTGAACTAGATGGAATTGTTCTAAAAAATCTGCCTAGGCTCGAAGGTGTCGTAATTCTTAACATTAACAGCTGGTCAGCTGGAACAAAGGCATGGGGAGATGGGAATGGGTTGGGGCCGTCCAG GTTTGACGACGGTTTTCTGGAAGTATTTGGAGTGTATTCTTCTTTGCATATTGCACTGATAAATTTCTCTCTGCTGAGCCCAGTCCGGTTGGGAAGAGCGAGACAAATAAAG ATTAAACTCAAGTCAGGTGTTATACCTGTTCAAGTCAACGGTGAACCGTGGGAACAGACGCCTGCACATATAAATATTAGTCACTGCAATCAGATGGCTGTATTACAACGAAGAGGCGAATTCTAA
- the LOC136183829 gene encoding diacylglycerol kinase epsilon-like yields the protein MHLYELFIWQGEPLQIGLACLLIFILLWAFNKFYLSRRKRVVSHHLHVRDPSKGHRWTPTEFIRRPTYCSVCEEPFVTGSYCDTCLVCTHDECVGAADKRFACKALTLSPERTSMRHHFVKGNVPLCSACARCGRDCGGEPRLCDVRCVWCQRKWHEKCVLRGNVGLEECDLGVFASLIVPPYSIALKMSSDRAVAVAAGWRKGRQQRRRLVVDRVYPVATRRLWSPVLILSNPKSGEKAGDYLLSAFRSLLNPVQVVSLAEVSPEDALDFCHLVGDIECRIIVCGGDGTVGWVLAAIDKANLKVPPVVGIIPLGTGNDLARVLGWGSGYESEDVEDLLKEFQEADVVHLDRWNVDIQHSSFMGLRRPAKKLVMNNYFGIGCDACVTLNFHNQRESSPELFQSRMMNKAWYLGYGSKEVLLHSCKDLQKKISVELDGVVLDLPELEGVVVLNIKSWGAGVEVWGDGNSLGPCKFDDGLLEVFGVYSSLHIARLNVSLAEPIRLGRAKRIKIALKSGQVPVHVDGEPWEQSPSVITIAHHNQLAVMQKRTEK from the exons ATGCATCTATACGAACTTTTCATTTGGCAAGGCGAACCGCTCCAGATTGGTCTCGCGTGCCTTCTGATCTTTATCCTATTGTGGGCGTTCAACAAATTCTACCtgagtcgtcgaaaacgagtcgTATCGCATCACCTCCACGTGCGAGATCCCAGCAAAGGCCATCGCTGGACGCCAACCGAATTCATTCGTCGTCCGACCTACTGCAGCGTCTGCGAAGAACCGTTCGTCACGGGCTCCTACTGCGACACATGTCTCGTTTGCACGCACGACGAATGCGTAGGCGCGGCAGACAAGCGTTTCGCCTGCAAGGCGTTGACTCTCTCGCCGGAGCGCACGTCCATGCGTCACCACTTCGTCAAGGGCAACGTGCCCCTGTGCAGCGCGTGCGCTCGATGCGGTCGCGACTGCGGCGGCGAGCCGCGTCTCTGCGACGTCCGATGCGTCTGGTGTCAGCGCAAGTGGCACGAGAAGTGCGTTCTGCGCGGCAACGTCGGCTTGGAGGAGTGCGATTTGGGCGTCTTTGCCTCGCTCATCGTTCCTCCCTATTCGATTGCGCTGAAGATGAGTAGCGATAgggccgtcgccgtcgccgccgggTGGAGGAAGGGGAGGCAGCAGAGGCGGCGATtggtcgtcgatcgcgtgtATCCGGTCGCAACGAGACGGCTGTGGAGTCcggttttgattttgagcAATCCCAAGAGCGGGGAGAAGGCGGGCGATTATTTGCTGTCGGCTTTTCGGAGTTTGCTTAATCCGGTGCAG GTCGTGAGCTTGGCCGAGGTTAGTCCTGAAGATGCTTTGGATTTCTGCCATCTTGTTGGAGACATAGAGTGCCGTATTATAGTCTGTGGTGGAGATGGAACGGTTGGATGGGTATTGGCAGCAATTGACAAAGCAAATCTCAAA GTTCCTCCTGTTGTTGGGATTATTCCTCTTGGCACTGGCAATGATTTGGCTCGTGTTCTTGGCTGGGGATCAGGAtacgaaagcgaagacgtGGAAGATTTACTCAAAGAGTTCCAAGAAGCCGATGTAGTGCATCTGGATAG ATGGAATGTTGATATTCAGCACTCAAGTTTCATGGGCCTTAGAAGACCAGCCAAG AAATTGGTCATGAACAATTACTTTGGCATTGGTTGCGACGCGTGTGTAACTCTCAACTTTCACAATCAACGCGAGAGTTCTCCCGAACTATTTCAAAGCAGAATGATGAATAAA GCATGGTATCTTGGCTATGGTTCAAAGGAAGTACTGCTACATAGTTGCAAAGATCTGCAGAAGAAGATTAGC GTGGAGCTTGATGGGGTTGTCCTTGATCTTCCTGAGCTAGAAGGCGTTGTCGTACTAAACATCAAGAGCTGGGGAGCTGGCGTAGAGGTGTGGGGTGATGGAAACAGCTTGGGTCCCTGCAA GTTTGATGATGGTCTGCTGGAAGTGTTTGGTGTCTATTCCTCTTTGCACATAGCGCGACTAAACGTCTCTCTTGCCGAACCTATTCGACTAGGAAGAGCGAAGCGAATTAAG ATTGCGCTGAAATCAGGTCAGGTACCTGTTCACGTGGACGGAGAGCCGTGGGAACAGTCGCCGTCTGTAATAACAATAGCTCATCACAATCAACTTGCAGTAATGCAGAAGCGAACCGAAAAATAG
- the LOC136183833 gene encoding queuosine-tRNA galactosyltransferase-like encodes MRERESTNNHVMVEARKVDLSIITPVYNAKEFLEDVCKSIVSQTFTGSMEWSIFDDASSDKSIEVVHRWLPQLEKRGICVVMGGHSGKEPKGVGYAKNRAIDQSSGRFLCFMDADDVMHARRIELQYAASLSNPDAIVGCQFCRIPCTSTPRYTRWANSLTDVQLRTQAFTSFGPTIIQPSWFCSRDVFLRAGPFVEDKKVRF; translated from the exons atgagagagagagagtcaaCGAACAATCACGTCATGGTTGAAGCAAGAAAAGTAGACTTG AGCATTATTACGCCGGTCTACAATGCGAAAGAATTTCTCGAAGACGTCTGCAAATCGATCGTTTCTCAAACGTTTACCGGTTCAATGGAGTGGtcgattttcgacgacgctagCTCG GACAAATCGATCGAAGTTGTACACCGCTGGCTTCCTCAATTAGAGAAACGAGGCATTTGTGTCGTGATGGGAGGTCACAGTGGAAAAGAGCCGAAGGGTG TAGGATACGCCAAAAATCGAGCTATTGATCAGAGCAGCggacgttttctttgctttaTGGACGCC GACGACGTCATGCACGCTAGGCGTATTGAATTGCAGTATGCAGCTTCTCTGTCCAACCCTGATGCA aTAGTAGGATGTCAGTTCTGTCGGATTCCTTGCACGTCGACGCCACGCTACACTCGCTGGGCGAATTCTCTTACAGACGTTCAATTGAGAACTCAA GCGTTTACTTCATTTGGACCGACGATTATACAGCCTTCATGGTTTTGCTCGAGAGACGTGTTCCTTAGAGCCGGTCCTTTTGTAGAAGATAAAAAGGTGCGATTCTAa
- the LOC136183831 gene encoding dynein regulatory complex subunit 3-like has protein sequence MSRVYDAIEPTVIDDELLHECVYDQGPTGEAGSIVQREGIDFRDVSQLRLDFRNILKIDNIWMFTGLTKLQLDNNIIEKIEGLDTLVNLQWLDLSFNNIEEISGLDRLTKLEDLSLYHNRISKMENMESLVHLQVFSVGSNCLEDLRMLIYLRRFANLQTLNLSGNPFCQDPRYKRYVFAHLPQLRYLDFRLVTEDERTEAQKEYKDDIDLIKQAEAEEEKRASEEEATSKELARHKAAYVDGMFGLELFEGMYEEDQDASKLHQMPGVEAMLTSFREQFVVICNDLAEMGLKEKEKRQQECEDFSSCVEEAKRLNKEKGVQLVEQYLSYKKTALQGVHHIRDIGEQDEKIEECRAKLEQLKHELLLFEMQLVDQLEEVIKDFERSVTEMVSVFVEGVQQRMTQSRDLENAHHEKLTEIAMQLLERMVKGELEEELPDELRMLFVDKDTIANAINASHDVHVLAIDNKEDSILSRARRDLNFLVERVHREEVERNRSRTAEILHFIEHHGNEFDMLEESMHDARS, from the exons ATGAGTCGAGTTTACGACGCGATTGAGCCGACCGTTATCGATGACGAGCTCCTGCACGAGTGCGTCTACGATCAAGGACCGACGGGAGAAGCGGGAAGTATCGTACAACGCGAGGGAATCGATTTTCGAGACGTTTCCCAACTGCGTCTCGATTTTCGAA ATATTCTAAAAATCGACAACATCTGGATGTTCACCGGCCTAACGAAACTTCAATTGGATAACAATATtattgagaaaatcgaaggacTCGATACTTTGGTCAATCTTCAGTGGTTGG ATTTGTCGTTTAATAATATCGAGGAAATCTCCGGTCTTGATCGTCTAACGAAACTCGAAGATTTGTCGCTCTATCATAATCGAATAAGCAAGATGGAGAACATGGAGAGTCTCGTTCATCTGCAGGTTTTCTCCGTTGGATCCAATTGTCTCGAAGACTTGAGAatg CTTATTTATCTGAGGCGATTTGCAAACCTGCAAACGCTCAACTTGTCCGGAAACCCTTTCTGTCAGGATCCCCGCTACAAACGATACGTATTTGCCCATCTACCCCAGCTGAGATATCTAGATTTTCGACTCGTCACAGAAGACGAG AGAACGGAAGCACAGAAAGAATACAAAGATGATATTGATCTCATAAAGCAAGCTGAAGCTGAAGAGGAGAAGCGAGCATCGGAGGAAGAAGCAACCTCTAAAGAACTTGCACGTCACAAA gctGCTTACGTTGATGGCATGTTTGGGCTGGAATTGTTTGAGGGTATGTATGAGGAAGACCAGGATGCGTCTAAACTTCATCAGATGCCTGGTGTTGAAGCAATGCTTACCAG TTTTCGTGAGCAGTTTGTCGTCATCTGCAATGACTTGGCCGAAATGGgactgaaggagaaggagaagcgtCAGCAAGAATGCGAGGACTTCTCCAGCTGCGTCGAGGAAGCAAAGAGGCTCAATAAAGAGAAAGGCGTTCAACTGGTGGAACAATATCTCAGTTATAAGAAAACC GCATTGCAAGGCGTGCATCACATACGTGATATAGGTGAGCAGGATGAAAAAATAGAGGAATGCAGAGCAAAGCTGGAGCAGCTGAAACACGAGCTGTTGCTATTCGAAATGCAGCTTGTCGATCAGTTAGAG GAGGTTATCAAGGATTTTGAGCGCAGCGTTACAGAGATGGTATCAGTGTTTGTTGAAGGAGTGCAGCAAAG AATGACCCAAAGCCGTGATCTCGAGAATGCTCACCACGAAAAATTAACCGAAATCGCTATGCAGCTCTTGGAGAGAATGGTTAAAGGcgaattggaagaagagCTGCCTGATGAATTGAGAATG CTTTTCGTTGACAAAGATACCATTGCGAATGCAATTAACGCTTCGCATGATGTTCACGTTTTAGCAATTGACAACAAA GAGGATAGCATTCTATCGAGGGCGCGTCGCGATCtaaattttctcgtcgaacgtGTACATCGCGAGGAGGTggaacgaaatcgatcgcgcaCTGCTGAGATTCTTCACTTTATCGAACACCATGGCAACGAGTTTGATATGTTAGAGGAAAGCATGCACGATGCAAGAAGTTGA
- the LOC136184052 gene encoding achacin-like: MYLVTVADSVTGEKRYHCGRKVVLGMTRSQVKRIDWEPLRTSPNAHLVDAVISHKSTKFFLVFPEPWWRHPELQYLNLIKGRSISSLEIRQTFYFAPESNSGRSFIMAYNDASNAEFWGSLADRNTLSRFPGSVDFLYQLNNALVDEAVKQMAINHNTTEDVIGRPEQGVVMFWDHDATPGYFPNYGPNMPSEAWHLWKAGYNISEAIKNVTQLDPEHDVFIMGSAYSNNQGWTEGAFESANDLLTTKFSQRDLLSNVLRRRLPIRP; the protein is encoded by the exons ATGTATTTGGTCACAGTAGCGGACTCCGTTACCGGCGAAAAG AGATACCACTGTGGAAGAAAAGTGGTTCTCGGCATGACTCGTTCGCAAGTGAAGAGGATCGATTGGGAGCCGTTGAGAACGTCGCCCAATGCTCATTTGGTCGACGCCGTCATTTCTCAtaaatcgacgaaattctttctcgtttttccggAACCCTGGTGGCGACATCCGGAGCTTCAATATCTGAATCTGATAAAGGGAAGATCCATATCGAGTCTGGAGATACGTCAGACGTTCTACTTCGCTCCAGAAAGCAATTCAGGACGATCCTTTATTATGGCATATAACGATGCCTCGAATGCCGAATTTTGGGGATCTTTGGCCGACCGCAACACTTTGTCCCGATTTCCCGGATCGGTGGATTTTCTCTATCAGTTAAATAACGCGTTAGTGGACGAGGCCGTTAAACAGATGGCCATCAATCATAATACGACTGAAGACGTTATAGGGAGACCAGAACAAGGCGTGGTGATGTTCTGGGATCACGATGCGACGCCTGGCTACTTTCCAAACTATGGGCCAAACATGCCCA gtgaagCGTGGCACTTGTGGAAGGCTGGCTACAATATCAGCGAAGCCATCAAGAATGTCACTCAGTTGGATCCCGAGCACGATGTCTTTATTATGGGCTCGGCTTACTCCAATAACCAAGGCTGGACGGAGGGCGCCTTTGAATCAGCAAACGATTTACTGACTACGAAGTTCTCGCAGAGGGATCTCCTTTCAAACGTTCTGCGTCGACGGCTGCCGATACGACCGTAG
- the LOC136183832 gene encoding L-amino-acid oxidase-like: MEKLNDNDEDDSRQTSRRDIRKYQMTTIILGVALACCVIIILVVIPILATREKDDANDAPTKSGTMDDDDSDCLCTDRTADIQDVIIVGGGPSGTYFAYRLRKNTTLKNDKILLLEANNRIGGRLHSFRLPGIDYNMAELGGMRFVEGEQKLLTDVIKDFAIPVKEFGMDENNTDRPFLLRDVFLQQKHLTTAELPYNLKEDEKHLYPDTLQAKYFNATVPPSQRNKPLDQAYTVYGDPFYYYGQANVFALANASADAKHYWQDGNGYTYMFPQNPGAAGNNLGSHTDTALPDYSTPDEGMQTIPIHLADFFQAITIAK; encoded by the exons ATGGAGAAActcaacgacaacgacgaggacgactcGCGTCAAACGTCGAGACGAGACATACGAAAATATCAAATGACCACGATCATTTTGGGAGTCGCTCTGGCCTGCTGCGTCATCatcattctcgtcgtcattcccATTCTGgcaacgagagaaaaagacgacgcaaACGACGCCCCTACTAAAAGTGGTACCAtggatgacgacgactcggacTGTCTCTGCACCGATCGGACCGCCGACATCCaagacgtcatcatcgtcggaGGTGGGCCGTCCGGTACCTATTTCGCCTATCGGCTCCGCAAGAACACGACGCTTAAAAACGATAAGATTCTTCTGCTCGAGGCGAACAATCGTATCGGCGGTCGTCTTCACTCCTTCCGGCTTCCCGGTATTGACTACAACATGGCCGAGCTAGGCGGAATGCGCttcgtcgaaggagagcaGAAGCTACTCACCGACGTCATCAAGGATTTTGCCATTCCCGTAAAGGAATTCGGCATGGACGAGAACAACACAGATCGACCCTTTCTATTGCGCGACGTCTTTCTGCAGCAGAAGCATCTAACGACTGCCGAGCTTCCGTACAATCTaaaggaagacgaaaagcACTTATACCCTGATACACTCCAAGC aaaatatttcaatgcCACTGTTCCTCCGTCCCAAAGAAACAAGCCACTGGACCAGGCCTATACCGTCTACGGGGACCCCTTCTACTATTATGG GCAAGCCAATGTTTTTGCTTTGGCTAATGCCAGTGCCGATGCGAAGCACTACTGGCAGGACGGAAACGGGTATACGTACATGTTTCCGCAGAATCCTGGTGCTGCCGGAAATAATCTCGGCTCTCATACTGACACGGCGCTTCCGGATTACAGCACGCCAGACGAAGGAATGCAGACAATTCCCATTCATCTcgccgatttttttcaagcCATAACAATAGCAA AATAA